DNA sequence from the Myxocyprinus asiaticus isolate MX2 ecotype Aquarium Trade chromosome 3, UBuf_Myxa_2, whole genome shotgun sequence genome:
AAGACCATTTGGTAAGCATCAACACAAAACATTGACTCATAATGTCAAGAATATAGTGAAAATATTATATTTGACTGTAGATTATTATCTTATATTCCAGACATCCTGTTATTAAGCATTTTTGTGCATAACTGTTTAGCCTTATCAGACATTGTCATGCATACATTGTTGTTTCTATttgaattaaaggaaaattccgggttcagtacaagcaaagtctttctagcaagtcagtccactgccgGCCATctctggaacgctctcgggaggctatttccagtcatgccagtgcagctcctatctacttgaatggagaaagaccaaaatcaagattacgatcaaaaaacatatttcaaatcagcaataaaatctgacaatactggaatcataaattgtgattctttacctcagattacgctaagaAACggaattttcctggcttgtatagctaatgcgcatgatatctagagttgattgacaggcgatgtctgtatctaaaaggtgattggctcttttaactgaaaggcgggacttcctttctacttcCCCTTGactgttgggcgctcagagctccttggttgagcgttccaatttcttccattcattttaatagaagtggcccatctctgataAATAATCTCTgttacaagtaaagctcaatttacaaaatttgtggcataatattgattaccacaaaataattttgactcgttcctccttttctttgaaaaaaagcaaaaatgagggggccttggtagctcagtggtaaaagaagcTGTCTACCAcgcctggagttcgctagttcaaatcccagggtgtgctgagtgactccagccaggtctcctaagcaaccaaattggcctggttgctacgGTGGGTAGAGttacttggggtaacctcctcgtggtcgctataatgtggttcgttctaggtggggcgtgtggtgagttgagcgtggttgccgcggtggatggcgtgaagcctccactcacgctatgtctccgtggcaacgcgctcaacaaaccacgtgataaaataagcgggttgatggtctcagacgcggaggcaactgggattcgccctccgccacccggattgaggcgaatcactacgcaaccatgaggacttaaataagcacattgggaattgggcattccaaattgggagaaaaatgggaaaaatccccccctggatctgggttccagtgaggcacttacaatggaagtgaatggggggccaatttttggagggtttaaaggcagaaatgtgaagaatataattttataaaagcacttacattagttcttctgttaaaccgcatgtattatttgagctgtaaagttgtttaaatagtcgtttttacagtcattttagggtttgtggacattacatcatcatggcaatgaagttgtaaaattggctataactttacacagaaaaggtcagtaaaggatttcatcacactaaaatcatgttaacacgcatattgtttatttcttgtggctataatttagaaacggtgagtattttaacgttcaaaattggcctcatttacttccgttgtaagtgcctcactgtaacccagatttttgcttttttaaaagaataggaGGGGCAGgtcaaaattgatttttgtggtaatcagcattatggcacaaatgctgtcgattgagctgaacttttattgaacctggaatattcctttaattataaatatatactgtatatcacaatatagtaataacaaataacaaaaatcaatacaaatttgttaatatattaaataaccatattgtactgCTTATTTTTGGATGAAACAGTCAGTGAATACAATACTTCCAAATACGACCTCTTAttgaattttctctttatttggaacttgacaatagtacatggaaaaaaacaaaaaacactcaacctggttttaaatcatttttaccataatgctaaatttcacattgtcacatttcagtctgatatgttgttgactaattttattattattataaactttcctcaagaaactctagatcttcccaaagcaatttaacaaagaaaataatgcagttaaaaaaaaaataaaatccaacgaaaataaacacttcttgcagaaaatatccaaaattatgtaaacacttaatgctgaaaataaatgttcaataaatataaacacttcttgcaaaaacaaaacaaaaccaattatgacagaattaatgTGAAatgcatcttttggctttcataatattcttttgcgtggttcattttgaggtggtaaaacaaatttcttgtattacgagtgattatcgtCATGTGACAGTTTGCTGATTACATTTTCCTGCTCTGTGTTGGCTTTCGTGAGcctacaccacagatgtcgcacctgttttaataacaagctcttTCTTACCTTGTTTGGGAGTCATCCCGTAACGTGGTGATGTGTTTTCagggttttcctgggtcaaaaataaTTGAGTAGGGCAAGTGATCCCACTCTGCACTCTCTTGAAAATatcgggaagcctgctggactggCATGCATGACACGCACATGAGACACAGATGAACGTGTCAGATGATAAGCATATTAAGCACTTATGAAGCGCCAAATGCAAGATTAATGTAACTGAATTTGCTTTGGCAGCCgccaaaaatgttttaatgcctTAAAAACCCTGTCTATGTTTCTTTAATTGTCTCAGTTGCGATATACCCGATATAGCAAGATCTCTATCGATTGAAACGTTATATCTTCGCcatgatatatatcgtcatatcgcatTTTCCTGTCCATACTACAGAAAGTCTTTTCTTGTAACTACATTAATATCTactgtggatattattattcaTGTTAAATGCAGTCATTACCACTAAACTAATATTTTGTTGGTTGAAGATCATCCTCTGGCTCTGACATTCAGGTTTGACAAATGCTACAACAACATACCACTCCTTAATTTGCAGTAGGAGTCGCTTCATTAATGGTGTGAATCAAGATTATAAAGGGAATTGCCTCAGGCAATCGCTGCCTTGTAAAGCAGTTGCTTAGTTTCATCAGTGTATAAATCTGGACATTCCTCCTTGCACTGAATGATGTATAAACAATGTTGCTTTGGTTGAGCCTATGCGTGAGTGTGTTGAAGGGTttcaaaaccacacacacacacctcacaacTCATACACCCAAGGACTCCACAactaaacagaaagaaaaaaacattcagtggcaGAAGAAATGTGATTAATACATTGGGAAAAACTAAGCAACATTGTTGATCACCAATCTATTCTCTCCTCTATCAGAATGTCCTCCTGGTACGGCTGAGTTTGAACCGCAGCCTGCAGCTGTGTGGGAATGAAACAGTTGCCTCTGATTGCTGCCTGGAGCCGCTGTGTCTACAAGAGATTCTCCGGGTGTCTGCATGTGCAGATGAAATGCCCAAAGCCTCACTCATTATACAAACCAAGGTTTACGCCCAGATTGTCCCTAGCAAACCCCCGTCTGGTTAGTATCTCTTTTCATGTCACAAAATGTGGAGTGCTGTTGTAAAAcctgatggtaataccatggtttttgctAGTGATAGAACGATATATTGGCCAGGCcgataaaaatacatttgagatTATCGCAGTTGGCCGATAACTATGCCCTCTTGGCCGATTAACAGGGGTGTTCGCTTTCCCTTGTTTTAGTTCCAAAATCTGCTAACAGCATTGTGAAATAGATAATGCAAAATTTCCAAACTGATAATGCCAAATTGTCCAAAATAGAATGAATTTTGAGTTAATCTTTagcgcatttacatgcatgttcttatacgattatgcttaatatgccagcaacatgtgtggtcatgtaaacgcatttaATAAGTACTGCACTTtatcaacagaaaataaaacagtcATTCCTAATCAAGTGTTTCAGCCTCTTGGGGACTGTCCATGTGATATTTCCCCAGTCGAGTGTGACATACTCTGCTGTTGTGACCAGGTAATAATTAAAGCATTGGGAAAGACAGTTTAAGGTCTGTTTTGAATATATCAATCTGTGGTATCCACTGATTGTTGTTTGAGAATGTGTTTGTTGCTTTTTGTGAAATTTATCTGTTAAGGACTGTACCCAAGAGGTGCTGGGACTGTTTGAAACTCAATGTCTTCCTGGACCTTTTGGGGGAAGTTTCAACCCTGTTCCAGACTATCAGTGCTCAGCTCAGTCCTCTGAAAATAACCCTGATTGGTTCCCCTTCCTCTGTGTTACCTCGCCTTCTGACAACAACCCTTTTCTGGGACTTTTCTACAATGGTGGGACAGTGTAAGGAAGACATAAGTGATTCTTTCGTTCCTCTTTCTCCGAGCCTTATCATCTATACAGTTTTGTGTTTACTTATCGCTTATGTTTCCatttattattgtaaataaacattttctaaatctGCATGGGTCTTTACAGCACTCCTAAGCCCAGTCCATCATTCAAAGCTCAGCAGGTGACAGATCCTGTACCTCCCATTAATTACCGCCAGGGGGATCCAATCTTCACTATAGCTGACCAGTACTTCATTATACCACAGGTTATATTACATCACTGGTGTATGCATCCATTCATTTATGAATGTATTGTCTTCTCTATATGCAGATCACACACTGAATCATTGTTATTTATTCCTATTTTGCTTATACTCTAATTCTACACATGCATCTTATTGCAAGAGGTGTGAATATATTTACCACACTGATGTTTTTAATGTTTCTCTGTGCAGAACTCTGGACTCGGCCAATGTGTTGAAAATGCTCCAGTGGCATTTTTGGTAAACTTTGAGTCTCAGTGCACGAGAAGGCTTCATTCTTGTCCATCACCATCCGACAACCTGAGGGTGAACGTTAAGGATGGACGGGGAGGTAGACACATAATCTGAGTGGCTTTTTTAAAGCAACAATaaattttcaggattttttttgtcaaaaactCTGCAAAATTGGGAGGCTAATAATAAGTCTACCCTTAAATGATTCTGATGTGTCTTGAGGTGCATGTGAGTGATCTTGTTTCCTCCATGTGTATGcgtgcatatacagtatgcatcTCTGTGAGTGCTTGTATGTTTGCATTCTTTCTAGGAGTGGTCACAGTCAATGTTGTGGATGAAGTGGCCAGAGACCTCTGTGTGTTTCTGTCAAATGTTTCTGAGCTCACATCTGGTCAGTTGCATAAACATTTCAgcaattatattaaaaattaattagtaCTATTGCTACTAGTAAATAGTAATattaaaagtgtgtaatttctgcagcactgtaAATTCACTAGCAGCACCAAAAAGAATAGCAGAAATAGTGAAACAGTTTCCAAACACACAGAAGCCCACAGCGGCCAGAAATAAGttgtgatctaaaaaaaaaaaggaaacattacagaaaaattaaaaaataatttatggtCACTATGCACTTCTATTTGTTAGGAAAGATTAATTACTTTGCAGTTTCATTTGTTGCTGtttctaaaaacaaaacatgtactacaatattactgtagaaaAATGATTTCTGCAacaaactatggttactacagtctacaatattactatagtaaaaccatagtttatAAAAGTTATTCATGCCTTTATTTTGTCACGCTTAGATTACTGTAATTCCCTTTAAATTGGAGTAAATCGATCATCTCTCTCGTCTTCAAATGGTCCAAAACGCTACAGCTACACTTCTGAAGGGCAGCCGTAAATATGAACACATCACTCCAATTTTAGTTTCACTGTATTGGTTGCCGGTTAGatacagaattgattttaaaatcgtattatttgtttataaatcATTAAACAACCAGGCGCCACCATATCTTTCTGATTTGCTGCACCCACACAAGCCGTCCAAATCTCTTAGATCAGGGGATCTTGGACTGGTCTGTGTTCCCAGATCCAGATTGAACCAAAGAGGTGACTGAGCCTTTGCCATAGCTGGCCCTAAGCTCTGGAACAGCCTGCTGGTCCACATCAGAACTTATCCATCACTATCTGTTTTGACATTTAGGATTTAAGCGGATCTATTCTCGTTGGCTTTTAATCTACCTCTTGACTGAGTGACGGTAGATTATCCCTTACACATTATATCATAATAAATTAGTAATAATGTTGTAATTTCTCTCTTAGTAACATTGTAGACTTAATGGACATTGACTGTGAAGTTGGATCTTTCTCCtggtttaattgtttttatttatatttaagtcCCACAACAGTGTGATGATGTTGTTCTGGCCTTGCGTTACACTCTTTACTGGCGAGAGAATGGCCTCACCGAAATTACTGTGACACGGACAACTGCAAGTATAACTCTTCCTGGTGAGTCACAGCTGTTGTCTTCCTGTTGATTCTCACAATATGACACCACATCATTGCACATAAAACTGAAACCTGTTTTGCAGATAGAGTCCCTCTCTCAttattttctctgtctttctctcttgctcATCTAGTGTTTTTAACCAGCAGATATTCTGCACTGTTTGTAAATGGAAATGAAACATCTCAGTCATTTTCTGGCAATCCAGGTTAGAGCAACTCTCACAATACATCGGCTTCAGATGCTGAGGAATATTATATTTAGAGCTCAACCAGATTCGTTTGGGCAGATTCGTTTGGCATGTGCTAATTTGCTTTCCCCGATTGACCTATGTTGCACAggatatgaggtaaagaagccagTGCTTGGTGGGATTTTGGACTCTGATACAGGAATTATACAGAGAGCCCAGATCAACCTTTGGCAGCCAGGTACTGAAGCATCCAGACTGAAAATCATTACCTTTAAATTCCACTGTTGAAGAATCACCATTACCAGCATATCAGGTGAAAGTGGGCTTCATCCTGTGCTTTGTCGTCTGCAGGCGGAGAAGGCATTTGTTCCACTGCTGATCTGAGACCAGTTCTTTTTGGGATCAACTCCACATCAGGCTGTCTCATTCCTGTGAGTCTGATGAACCTGACACAGTGTAGCCAGCTCAGGTGAGTGACTCTGCTGAAGtcaaatataatcaaatataatCATTTAAGAATCAAATACTTTGAAGccactttttcacattttaaaggaattgttcacccaaaaatgaaaattctctcatcatttacttaccctcatgcaatcccagatgtgtatgactttctttcttctgctgaacacaaacgaagatttttagaagaatatatcagctctgtaggtcctaacaatgcagttgtgaatggtgaccagaaatttgaagctccaaaaagcacataaaggcaacataaaagtaatacataaaactcaagtggtttaacccatgtcttctgaagaaatattttaggtgtgtgtgagaaacagatcaatatttaagtccttttttactataaattctcctccctgctctgtcagtctccactttcactttcatattcttcttttgtttttgttgattaacagtcttcgtgcatattgccacctactgggcagggaggagaatttatagtaaaaaaaaaaggcttaaatattgataagtttctcacccacacctatcatattgc
Encoded proteins:
- the tctn2 gene encoding tectonic-2, whose protein sequence is MTRLSSSRVVFHSICIILVLLKQETICNVVFQPAFILASGPRISAFLVGNVSGISLNISAVVPTDATGSLPAPTCNAVSQTQWNLSYEFIGKNVLLVRLSLNRSLQLCGNETVASDCCLEPLCLQEILRVSACADEMPKASLIIQTKVYAQIVPSKPPSENKTVIPNQVFQPLGDCPCDISPVECDILCCCDQDCTQEVLGLFETQCLPGPFGGSFNPVPDYQCSAQSSENNPDWFPFLCVTSPSDNNPFLGLFYNGGTVTPKPSPSFKAQQVTDPVPPINYRQGDPIFTIADQYFIIPQNSGLGQCVENAPVAFLVNFESQCTRRLHSCPSPSDNLRVNVKDGRGGVVTVNVVDEVARDLCVFLSNVSELTSVPQQCDDVVLALRYTLYWRENGLTEITVTRTTASITLPVFLTSRYSALFVNGNETSQSFSGNPGYEVKKPVLGGILDSDTGIIQRAQINLWQPGGEGICSTADLRPVLFGINSTSGCLIPVSLMNLTQCSQLRETVRAVLAGLVTATLVSRTGKPDFSNLVDWVNISTSVLNSSQPAGGSSGECSAVPTHLHIHVRSVIMGQVQGVPQKVIQAVEISFRETAWRLECDMVMSNPCVDPEMMQTFPVTSSVTFTENPLNAQVPRSRFSINFTEFDCDRNDVCLPELAFPLTRYYTGEPYSQALAKGLLLVFFFIAASVLGTPWRQIRQAWNSASL